A DNA window from Theobroma cacao cultivar B97-61/B2 chromosome 5, Criollo_cocoa_genome_V2, whole genome shotgun sequence contains the following coding sequences:
- the LOC108662056 gene encoding zinc finger BED domain-containing protein RICESLEEPER 3-like yields the protein MASESDNPTPTLTPNATATQSTPIGMPSSSPTPTTQQTIISTNESDVVNSKKRKALPSRSEVWKHFTRFVNDQGEQKARCNYCDRVLFANTKYNGTTSLKNHMNSCKKFPSSANDYTQIELAFQSGDGLIGTWKFSQEAIRKSLAKMIIRDELPFKFVERVGFKEFVATSCPRFIVPS from the coding sequence ATGGCAAGTGAAAGCGATAATCCAACTCCAACTCTTACTCCTAATGCTACTGCTACACAGTCTACTCCTATTGGCATGCCGTCATCGTCACCAACACCAACTACACAGCAAACTATAATCTCCACTAATGAAAGTGATGTTGTCAATTCTAAAAAACGGAAAGCACTTCCATCGAGGTCTGAAGTTTGGAAACACTTCACCAGATTTGTCAATGATCAAGGTGAACAAAAAGCTAGATGTAATTATTGTGATAGGGTACTTTTTGCTAATACTAAATATAATGGCACAACTTCATTGAAGAATCACATGAATTCTTGCAAAAAGTTTCCTAGTTCTGCTAATGATTATACTCAAATTGAGTTAGCTTTTCAATCGGGGGATGGTTTAATAGGAACTTGGAAATTTAGTCAAGAAGCCATTAGAAAGTCTCTAGCTAAGATGATCATTAGAGATGAGTTACCTTTCAAATTTGTAGAAAGGGTAGGATTTAAGGAATTCGTGGCAACTTCATGTCCTAGATTTATTGTGCCATCATGA